A genomic window from Parasteatoda tepidariorum isolate YZ-2023 chromosome 10, CAS_Ptep_4.0, whole genome shotgun sequence includes:
- the LOC122272099 gene encoding uncharacterized protein: MRVIERQLQLAVNKILDWSDQNGHTLSPSKSCCIHFCRKRALHNDPDISIHNIRIPVVPHTKFLGVIFDDKLTFIPHIRQLRKQCERKLNMLRVLSNTFWGADRLALLRIYQALILSRLDYACAVYGSATTSNLRILDTVHHSALRICSGAFRTSPVESLYIICNQLPLDLHRMKLSLSYYFRIMSSRYHPLKHYVISSSLERLYAARSSHVPPFHARMRSLIQTLNICESPSQSTDHFLIPPWNITPYKFHSPFMMYNKSNVDPIIYQQLFTSHRHQYSEYVPVFTDGSKSAGYVGCGVIIADDAYSYKIPDICSVFTAEAVAILLALRLISTRSTRKFCIYSDSMSVLRQLENFNSENHPILCFINHLLITLQNRFHILFCWVPSHVGIPGNDLADSAARSATSVLTLSVPFSDTKTYIQQFVTSVWQQQWDLKIYNKLHSIKTDFSPYPVLSLRHADVKLNRLRIGHTRLTHLHLLFGEPPPQCNTCKLLLTIHHVLIICPCFNHHRLTFFGSSILTLRDLLGDSHHPNIFAFLRAIGLLYCI; this comes from the coding sequence ATGAGAGTCATCGAGCGACAACTGCAATTAGCTGTGAACAAGATTTTAGACTGGAGTGATCAGAATGGTCACACTCTTTCGCCATCTAAAAGTTGCTGCATACATTTCTGTCGTAAACGCGCTCTTCATAATGACCCTGACATCTCTATACATAACATTCGTATACCAGTTGTACCACACACGAAGTTTTTAGGTGTCATTTTCGACGATAAGCTAACTTTCATACCTCATATAAGGCAGTTACGAAAACAATGCGAACGGAAACTGAATATGTTACGTGTACTGTCGAATACATTTTGGGGAGCGGATCGCTTAGCCCTGCTACGCATATATCAAGCACTGATACTTTCGCGACTTGACTATGCATGTGCAGTTTATGGCTCTGCTACCACCTCCAATCTACGTATCTTAGATACAGTACACCATTCTGCACTCCGCATTTGTTCCGGTGCTTTTCGTACATCCCCAGTTgaaagtttatatattatatgcAATCAGCTGCCATTAGATTTACATCGCATGAAGCTGTCTCTCAGTTATTACTTTCGTATCATGTCCTCTAGATATCATCCACTAAAGCACTATGTAATTTCATCAAGCTTGGAGAGATTATATGCAGCTAGATCTTCTCACGTCCCTCCATTTCATGCCCGCATGCGTTCACTCATTCAAACTCTTAACATTTGCGAATCACCATCGCAATCAACAGATCATTTTCTCATACCTCCGTGGAACATCACACCATATAAATTTCATTCCCCTTTTATGATGTATAATAAATCTAACGTCGATCCCATCATTTATCAACAACTGTTCACTTCTCATCGTCACCAATATTCAGAGTATGTCCCTGTGTTTACTGACGGATCAAAATCTGCGGGATATGTAGGCTGTGGTGTCATCATCGCTGATGATGCCTATAGCTACAAAATCCCAGATATTTGCTCCGTCTTCACTGCTGAAGCAGTTGCCATTCTCTTGGCATTGCGACTGATTTCTACGCGCTCTACAAGGAAATTTTGCATATACTCAGATAGTATGAGCGTTTTGCGCCagttggaaaattttaacagtgaaaaTCATccgattttatgttttattaatcacTTGTTGATAACCCTTCaaaatagatttcatattttattctgttgGGTACCGAGTCACGTCGGTATTCCAGGGAACGACTTGGCTGATTCGGCTGCACGATCTGCTACctcagttttaactttatctGTACCTTTCTCGGACACAAAAACTTATATTCAACAGTTCGTCACATCTGTTTGGCAACAGCAATGggatctaaaaatttataacaagttGCACtcaataaaaacagattttagcCCTTATCCTGTATTGAGTCTGCGGCATGCAGATGTAAAGTTAAACCGTCTCCGAATCGGCCACACTAGGCTGACCCACCTACATTTGTTATTTGGGGAACCTCCTCCCCAATGCAACACCTGCAAACTTTTACTCACTATTCATCATGTTTTAATCATCTGTCCATGTTTTAACCATCATCGTCTAACCTTTTTTGGTAGTTCTATTTTAACTCTGCGGGATTTGTTAGGTGACTCGcatcatcctaacatttttGCGTTTCTACGCGCAATTGGTCTTTTATACtgtatataa